A single Tenacibaculum sp. 190524A02b DNA region contains:
- a CDS encoding metal-dependent hydrolase, with product MNITFYGHACFGIDINGTNLLVDPFITGNPKASHINIEDIKADYILLTHAHQDHVLDVEVIAEKTGATIISNYEIVMYYGAKNLKGHPVNHGGTFKTETFSAKYVNAVHTSSFADGAYGGQPGGFVISDGEKSLYIAGDTAVTMDMKLIPMTTKLTASIFPIGDNFTMGVEDAIIASDLVECPKVIGCHFNTFPPIEIDTDKAKKQFANSDKELIVLEIGKSITLS from the coding sequence ATGAATATAACTTTTTACGGACATGCTTGTTTTGGAATAGATATTAATGGGACAAATTTATTAGTTGATCCTTTTATAACAGGTAATCCTAAAGCATCACATATAAATATAGAAGATATAAAAGCAGACTATATTTTACTTACACATGCACATCAAGATCACGTATTAGATGTGGAGGTAATTGCAGAAAAAACAGGAGCAACTATTATTTCTAATTATGAAATAGTAATGTATTATGGAGCTAAAAACTTAAAAGGGCATCCAGTTAACCATGGAGGGACTTTTAAAACTGAAACGTTTTCAGCTAAATACGTGAATGCTGTTCATACCTCTTCATTTGCAGATGGAGCTTATGGAGGTCAGCCAGGAGGTTTTGTAATTTCAGACGGAGAAAAGTCCTTATATATAGCAGGGGATACAGCAGTGACTATGGATATGAAATTAATACCGATGACTACAAAATTAACCGCTTCTATTTTTCCTATTGGAGACAACTTTACAATGGGGGTTGAAGACGCTATAATTGCAAGTGATTTAGTAGAATGCCCAAAGGTTATAGGATGTCATTTCAATACATTTCCTCCAATAGAAATTGATACAGATAAAGCAAAAAAACAGTTTGCTAATAGCGATAAAGAGCTAATAGTGTTAGAAATAGGGAAATCAATAACTTTAAGTTAA
- the menA gene encoding 1,4-dihydroxy-2-naphthoate octaprenyltransferase — MKNYIKAARLRTLPLSVSGIIVGAFLGLNDSYNSLTNVFAGCFGRSSIIESDIFWLAILTTIGFQVLSNFANDYGDGVKGTDDNRKGEARMVSSGAITPTQMKRAMLITASLTILVALSLIYVAFGKDNFLYSVIFFGLGITSIVAAIKYTVGKSAYGYSGFGDIFVFLFFGLLAVVGTYFLYTKNLNFTVFLPAFSVGLLSTAVLNLNNMRDRENDAKSGKNTIVVKIGAEFAKYYHYYLIGASFLFALLYTVIHYKSPWQFLFIIAYIPLLKHIFFVINNKEEALLDGELKKVALSTFLFAILFGLGQVL, encoded by the coding sequence ATGAAAAACTACATTAAAGCAGCAAGATTACGTACTTTGCCATTATCTGTTTCAGGAATTATTGTAGGTGCTTTTTTAGGACTCAATGACTCTTATAATTCATTAACAAATGTTTTTGCTGGATGTTTTGGAAGATCAAGTATAATAGAAAGTGATATCTTTTGGTTAGCAATTTTAACAACTATAGGCTTCCAAGTGTTGTCTAATTTTGCAAATGATTATGGAGATGGTGTAAAAGGAACAGATGATAATAGAAAAGGAGAAGCAAGGATGGTGTCATCAGGTGCTATAACACCTACCCAAATGAAGAGAGCAATGCTAATAACAGCAAGCTTAACAATATTAGTAGCCTTATCGCTTATCTATGTAGCTTTTGGAAAAGATAATTTTTTATACTCCGTTATATTTTTTGGTTTAGGAATCACTTCTATTGTAGCGGCTATTAAATATACTGTAGGAAAGTCTGCTTATGGATATAGTGGATTTGGAGATATTTTTGTTTTTTTATTCTTTGGACTATTAGCCGTAGTAGGAACTTACTTTTTGTATACTAAAAACTTAAATTTTACAGTTTTTTTACCAGCATTTTCAGTGGGGTTACTTAGTACAGCCGTATTGAATTTAAATAATATGAGGGATAGAGAGAATGATGCGAAATCGGGTAAAAACACAATTGTAGTAAAAATAGGTGCTGAGTTTGCTAAATACTACCATTATTATTTAATAGGAGCTTCATTTTTGTTTGCCCTTTTATATACAGTAATACATTATAAATCACCTTGGCAATTTTTATTTATCATAGCTTATATTCCTTTACTAAAACATATCTTTTTTGTTATTAACAACAAAGAAGAGGCTTTACTAGATGGAGAGCTTAAAAAAGTAGCATTAAGTACATTCTTATTTGCAATACTTTTTGGTCTAGGGCAAGTATTATAA
- a CDS encoding (Fe-S)-binding protein encodes MNVPTMADMMAQGKQPEVLFWVGAAGSYDDRTKKITKAFVKILHQASVDFAVLGTEESSTGDAAKRAGNEFLFQMQAMTNIEVLNAYEVKTIVTCDPHSFNTLKNEYPGLGGKYKVYHHTQYISKLIKDGRLSIEDENLKGKRLTFHDPCYLGRANDVYETPRELIRRLGVKMTEMKRHKSTALCCGAGGAQMFKEPERGDKDINILRTEDALETNPQIIATGCPYCNTMMTDGVKFKLKEDQIVVKDIAELIAEANNL; translated from the coding sequence ATGAACGTACCAACAATGGCAGATATGATGGCTCAAGGAAAACAACCAGAAGTGTTGTTTTGGGTAGGAGCTGCAGGAAGTTATGATGATAGAACAAAGAAAATAACAAAAGCTTTTGTGAAAATATTACACCAAGCAAGTGTTGATTTTGCAGTATTAGGTACTGAAGAAAGTTCTACTGGTGATGCTGCAAAGAGAGCAGGAAATGAGTTTCTGTTTCAAATGCAAGCCATGACTAATATTGAAGTATTAAATGCATACGAGGTAAAAACAATTGTTACTTGTGATCCACATTCATTTAATACTTTAAAAAATGAATATCCAGGTTTAGGAGGTAAATACAAGGTATATCATCATACACAATATATAAGTAAACTAATAAAAGATGGACGTTTATCTATTGAAGATGAAAACTTAAAAGGAAAACGTTTAACATTCCACGATCCATGTTATTTAGGAAGAGCAAATGATGTATATGAAACCCCAAGAGAGTTAATCCGTAGGTTAGGAGTTAAAATGACGGAAATGAAACGTCATAAATCAACAGCTCTATGTTGTGGAGCAGGCGGAGCTCAAATGTTTAAAGAGCCGGAAAGAGGTGATAAGGATATTAATATTTTACGTACAGAAGATGCTTTAGAAACGAATCCTCAGATTATTGCAACGGGTTGTCCTTATTGTAATACAATGATGACGGATGGTGTGAAGTTTAAATTAAAAGAAGATCAAATAGTAGTAAAAGATATAGCTGAACTTATTGCAGAAGCCAATAACCTTTAA
- a CDS encoding 4Fe-4S dicluster domain-containing protein, whose product MENYVPNIFFAIILIAGIGYFVMNVRKLIRNIKLGKDIDRTDRKPERWKNMAKIALGQYKMVRRPVSGILHIVVYIGFILINIEMLEIVIDGLFGTHRIFSKPLGAFYGFLIGNFEVLAALVLISVIIFWFRRNIEKVKRFWNKEMEGWPKNDGNIILYFEMVLMTLFLVMNATDTTFQEAGNGNVISQFIAPLFSGFSPEELHTIERTAWWFHIVGILIFLNYLYYSKHLHILLAFPNTFYANLKPKGQFTNVEAVTKEVQLMMDPNADPYAMPEEGEEEGEPEKFGASEVTDLNWVQLMNAYTCTECGRCTSSCPANLTGKELSPRAIMMKTRDRVEEVGRNIDANGGEFKPDGKQLLDDYITREELWACTSCNACVQECPIGIDPLSIIMEMRRYLVMEESAAPQELNMMMTNIENNGAPWQYSQMDRLNWKDE is encoded by the coding sequence ATGGAAAATTACGTACCCAACATCTTTTTTGCAATTATTTTAATCGCAGGTATAGGATATTTTGTAATGAATGTTCGTAAGCTAATAAGAAATATTAAATTAGGAAAGGACATTGATAGAACTGATAGAAAACCTGAACGTTGGAAAAATATGGCTAAAATAGCTTTAGGCCAATATAAAATGGTACGCCGTCCAGTATCTGGTATATTACACATTGTAGTTTACATTGGATTTATTCTGATAAATATTGAAATGCTCGAAATCGTTATCGATGGTTTATTCGGAACACACAGAATTTTTAGCAAACCATTAGGTGCATTTTATGGTTTTTTAATAGGAAACTTTGAAGTTTTAGCGGCCTTAGTATTAATTTCAGTAATTATATTTTGGTTCCGTAGAAATATAGAAAAGGTTAAGCGTTTTTGGAATAAAGAAATGGAAGGTTGGCCTAAAAATGACGGGAATATTATACTGTATTTTGAAATGGTACTAATGACACTGTTTTTAGTAATGAATGCAACTGACACAACTTTTCAAGAAGCAGGAAATGGAAATGTTATTTCTCAGTTTATAGCACCTTTATTTAGTGGTTTTTCTCCAGAAGAATTACATACTATTGAAAGAACAGCATGGTGGTTTCATATTGTTGGGATTTTAATATTCTTAAACTATTTATACTATTCAAAACATTTACACATTTTATTAGCTTTCCCAAATACATTTTATGCTAACCTAAAGCCTAAAGGACAGTTTACAAATGTAGAAGCAGTAACAAAAGAAGTACAGTTAATGATGGATCCAAATGCAGATCCATATGCAATGCCTGAAGAAGGAGAAGAGGAAGGAGAGCCAGAAAAATTTGGAGCTTCTGAAGTAACCGACTTAAATTGGGTACAGTTAATGAATGCTTATACTTGTACTGAGTGTGGACGTTGTACCTCTTCTTGTCCTGCGAATTTAACAGGGAAAGAGTTATCTCCAAGAGCAATAATGATGAAAACTCGCGATAGAGTTGAAGAAGTAGGAAGAAATATTGATGCTAATGGAGGAGAATTTAAACCAGACGGAAAACAATTATTAGACGATTATATTACAAGAGAAGAATTATGGGCATGTACAAGTTGTAATGCTTGTGTACAAGAATGTCCAATAGGGATTGATCCATTATCAATTATTATGGAAATGCGTCGCTATCTAGTGATGGAAGAATCTGCTGCGCCTCAAGAGTTAAATATGATGATGACTAATATTGAGAACAACGGAGCGCCTTGGCAGTACAGTCAAATGGATAGATTAAACTGGAAAGATGAATAA
- a CDS encoding peroxidase-related enzyme (This protein belongs to a clade of uncharacterized proteins related to peroxidases such as the alkylhydroperoxidase AhpD.), whose protein sequence is MSWIKIISFDEAVGKLRKLYEKVTGPNNNVDNIMLVHGLRPHTMVGHMALYKNVLHNSNNTLPKWYLESLGVYVSMLNACEYCVEHHFSGLRKLLKDDEKANQIRKGLEKDDLNLALNEAYLEGFKYAKLLTLHPSQLLEKDIEKLREKGLEDGEILEINQVVSYFNYANRTVLGLGVSTEGDILGLSPNSSDSEDWNHQ, encoded by the coding sequence ATGAGTTGGATAAAGATTATATCTTTTGATGAAGCAGTAGGAAAACTTAGAAAATTATATGAAAAAGTAACAGGACCAAATAATAATGTAGATAACATTATGTTGGTTCACGGATTAAGACCCCATACTATGGTTGGTCATATGGCTTTATACAAAAATGTACTTCATAATAGTAATAATACGCTTCCTAAATGGTATCTTGAGTCACTTGGAGTGTACGTAAGCATGCTAAATGCATGTGAATATTGTGTAGAACATCATTTTTCAGGATTAAGAAAATTATTGAAAGATGATGAGAAAGCAAATCAAATCCGAAAAGGCTTAGAAAAAGATGATTTAAACTTAGCTTTAAATGAGGCTTATTTAGAAGGATTCAAATATGCTAAATTATTAACTTTACATCCAAGTCAATTATTAGAGAAAGATATTGAAAAATTAAGAGAAAAAGGACTTGAAGACGGCGAAATCCTAGAAATAAACCAAGTAGTTAGTTATTTCAATTATGCTAATCGAACAGTTTTAGGATTAGGTGTTTCAACAGAAGGGGATATTCTAGGCTTATCACCTAACTCTTCTGATTCAGAGGATTGGAATCATCAATAA
- a CDS encoding MlaD family protein: MSKELKTGIVAVVVISLFIWGYNFLKGQDLFSPNTRHFYVEYDNINGLNQASVVTISGLKVGKVAEINFNSKPNKRGKLVVKILLESNFKFSKNSIAKIYSAGLMGGQNLAIVPDYEGEEAKSGDYLRGTIESDLIASLSDKLSPKIEHTLVGVDSLLVGLNQVLNQRARNSLNRSILGLEGTITDVRKTLTTVNSMLKNSKVNVEVTVENAKKITDNFSKMSEDLAKANLGNTVKKLEETLANVNGLLDGMKKGKGTLGKLVTDDKMYTNLTNASKELEELLREMKLNPKRFVHFSLFGKKAKPYNSENNQNNVSNK; encoded by the coding sequence ATGTCTAAGGAACTAAAAACAGGGATAGTCGCAGTTGTTGTAATTTCTTTATTTATTTGGGGATACAACTTTTTAAAAGGACAAGATTTATTTAGTCCTAATACAAGGCACTTTTACGTTGAGTATGATAACATAAATGGTTTAAACCAAGCTAGTGTGGTAACTATTAGTGGATTGAAGGTAGGTAAGGTAGCTGAAATAAATTTTAATTCTAAGCCTAACAAAAGAGGTAAGTTAGTGGTTAAAATATTATTGGAAAGTAATTTTAAGTTTTCAAAAAATAGTATCGCTAAAATATATTCTGCCGGTTTAATGGGAGGTCAAAATTTAGCCATTGTGCCAGATTATGAAGGTGAGGAAGCCAAATCAGGAGATTATTTAAGAGGAACAATAGAATCTGACTTAATAGCTTCTTTAAGTGATAAGTTAAGCCCTAAAATAGAACATACTTTAGTTGGGGTAGATTCACTTTTAGTTGGTTTAAATCAAGTTCTAAACCAAAGAGCTAGAAATAGCTTGAATAGAAGTATTTTAGGCTTAGAAGGAACTATTACTGATGTTCGTAAAACATTAACCACAGTTAATTCAATGCTTAAAAACAGTAAGGTTAATGTTGAGGTAACAGTTGAAAATGCTAAGAAAATAACAGATAACTTTTCAAAAATGTCTGAAGACTTAGCCAAAGCAAACTTAGGTAATACCGTTAAAAAGTTAGAAGAAACATTAGCTAATGTTAATGGCTTGTTAGATGGTATGAAGAAAGGAAAAGGAACATTAGGTAAGTTAGTAACGGACGATAAAATGTATACTAACTTGACCAATGCGTCCAAAGAGTTAGAAGAGTTGTTAAGAGAAATGAAGTTAAATCCAAAAAGATTTGTGCATTTTTCTTTATTTGGGAAAAAAGCAAAACCATATAATTCAGAAAATAACCAAAACAATGTAAGTAATAAGTAA
- a CDS encoding N-acetylmuramoyl-L-alanine amidase, translating into MKILKFSKYNIKNLTFIFFVVIALFSNVTTVNAQKKYKIVLDAGHGGKDPGNLGNGYREKKIALRVALDVGKELLTSKDIEVIYTRKKDVFVELHKRAKIANEQKADLFVSIHCDSYVKSRAHGAGTFVLGLKGNSGNLEMAKRENAVILLEDNYEQNYDYDPNSPESLIGLSVLQEENLDNSLLIAGLIQTNFSNLKRFDRKVKQDNFLVLRETIMPSVLVELGFLTNKAEGRFLNTRKGQIKMAKAIAKAIRKYVHQLKINTVGGSYEEVYVKETPKKETKKKPQSTEISKKAKPNKAKIKRPKVEIAKVKKSTTKKTGIEFKVQIAASRNFLTNDNFNFKGLENVESMYVDGYYKYYYGNTSVFQRIKKTLKKVRKAGHKDAFVVAFKDGVKISIKEALKSR; encoded by the coding sequence ATGAAAATCTTAAAATTCAGCAAATATAATATCAAAAATTTAACTTTTATTTTTTTTGTAGTAATTGCCCTTTTTAGCAATGTAACAACTGTAAATGCTCAAAAAAAATATAAAATTGTTTTAGATGCAGGGCATGGAGGTAAAGACCCTGGGAATTTAGGGAATGGATATAGAGAAAAGAAAATAGCTTTAAGAGTTGCATTAGATGTAGGTAAGGAGTTACTTACATCTAAAGATATTGAAGTGATTTATACTAGAAAAAAAGATGTTTTTGTTGAATTACATAAAAGAGCAAAAATAGCTAACGAACAAAAAGCAGACTTATTTGTATCTATCCACTGTGATTCCTATGTAAAATCTAGAGCCCATGGAGCTGGAACTTTTGTATTAGGGTTAAAAGGGAATAGTGGAAATTTAGAAATGGCAAAAAGAGAGAATGCGGTAATCTTATTAGAAGATAATTACGAACAGAATTATGATTATGATCCTAATTCTCCTGAATCTTTAATAGGATTGTCTGTACTTCAAGAAGAAAACTTAGATAATAGTTTATTGATAGCAGGTCTAATTCAAACAAACTTTTCAAACTTAAAAAGATTTGATAGAAAGGTAAAGCAAGATAATTTTTTAGTTTTAAGAGAAACCATTATGCCAAGTGTATTAGTTGAACTTGGTTTTTTAACTAATAAGGCGGAAGGTCGCTTTTTAAATACAAGAAAAGGTCAAATAAAAATGGCAAAAGCTATTGCGAAAGCAATAAGAAAATATGTACATCAATTAAAAATAAATACAGTAGGAGGTTCTTATGAAGAAGTATATGTAAAGGAAACTCCAAAGAAAGAAACAAAGAAAAAGCCCCAAAGTACTGAGATAAGCAAAAAAGCAAAGCCAAATAAAGCGAAGATCAAGAGGCCTAAAGTTGAAATAGCTAAGGTTAAAAAATCTACAACAAAAAAAACAGGAATAGAGTTTAAAGTGCAAATTGCAGCGTCAAGAAATTTTTTAACCAATGATAATTTTAATTTTAAAGGTTTAGAAAATGTAGAGTCTATGTATGTAGATGGTTATTATAAATATTATTACGGTAATACATCTGTATTTCAAAGGATTAAAAAGACTCTAAAGAAGGTTAGAAAAGCAGGTCATAAGGATGCTTTTGTAGTTGCTTTCAAAGATGGTGTTAAAATCTCAATAAAGGAGGCATTAAAGTCTAGATAA
- a CDS encoding putative LPS assembly protein LptD: MQTNLTYILLAFYLFSFQINYAQEFGKKEVTPVQQPKKQINIVKDSVFKANEKEKNLLVKPKDSIVNDSIKPRKPKEVIDGIITHDAEDYTIQNAKKRTVTLYNKAHVTYTDIDLKAGIIVLDYKNNTVFATGIKDSLGYHQRPVFKQGGQESEQDSILFNFKTKKALVYGVKTVQGGIITYGEKTKRVNDSTVYMRRLRFTTSKKKIPDYHIATDKAKLVPGKKIIVGRSNLVLAEVPTPLFLPFAYFPLTDKRTSGFIIPSWGDSNSQGFFLQNGGYYFAINDYVDLTVLGDVYTNGSWALRGDSNYRLRYKFSGNFSIRFENIIQNIRGLSGYNKRSNFNITWRHSQDTKSSPHSRFSANVNVGSSQYYNQSLNELNNAQRLTNTFQSSISYYKKFVGTPFNMNVTATHSQNTNNNSITMTFPSLQLNMDRIYPFTGKGGIKKNPIQKMGINYSMSGEYRINTTDAEFFKPKMFETAQTGIQHNLSTNTNIKVFKYFTLAPSVNYKDVWYFKKINKRFDPNLRDSQGNLGVIVNDTISGFNRFHEYNFGASLSTNIYGTFNFKKGRLKAIRHTIRPSISYGYRPDFAENYNLQVQQAINDPNDLLTYSPFEGGIYGSPGSGLSNSIGISVNNVLEAKIAPKDPDSDEEDEKITILNNLNFSTSYNIAADSLRWSPVSTSAGTRLFKDKLAVNLNATLDPYQIDSKGNRINKFNANIFRVTNVGLSANYSISSRDFEKDESNKDENKSGNGAQNTPDIFGQNMPTTNGFSTNPGNNQNKGDETKEAKLYKAKIPWSLNLVYALNYANTGIGNAGIGSNSLMFSGNIELSPKWKVGFSSGYDIKNNAFTFTRLNFSRDLDSWRFNFNWTPFGINSSYYFFIGVKSSVMSDLKWDKNKPPDRVLF; this comes from the coding sequence TTGCAAACAAATCTAACTTACATACTTTTAGCTTTCTATCTTTTTAGTTTTCAAATAAACTATGCTCAAGAATTTGGAAAAAAAGAGGTTACACCAGTACAGCAACCTAAAAAACAAATAAATATTGTTAAGGATTCTGTTTTTAAAGCTAACGAAAAAGAAAAAAATCTTTTGGTTAAACCTAAAGATTCTATTGTTAATGATTCTATTAAACCTAGAAAACCTAAAGAAGTAATTGACGGTATTATTACTCATGATGCTGAAGATTATACGATTCAAAATGCTAAAAAAAGAACAGTTACCTTATACAACAAAGCTCATGTTACTTATACAGATATTGATTTAAAAGCGGGTATTATTGTTTTAGATTATAAAAACAATACTGTTTTTGCTACAGGTATTAAAGATAGTTTAGGGTACCATCAACGCCCCGTTTTTAAACAAGGGGGGCAAGAAAGTGAACAAGACTCTATTTTATTTAATTTTAAAACAAAAAAAGCTTTAGTTTATGGTGTAAAAACTGTGCAAGGTGGAATTATTACTTATGGTGAAAAAACTAAAAGAGTTAATGATTCTACTGTTTATATGCGTAGACTGCGTTTTACTACTTCAAAAAAGAAAATACCCGATTATCATATTGCTACAGACAAAGCTAAACTTGTTCCAGGTAAGAAAATTATTGTAGGAAGAAGTAATTTGGTACTGGCAGAAGTACCTACTCCTTTATTTTTACCTTTTGCTTATTTTCCATTAACTGACAAACGAACTTCAGGTTTTATTATTCCTTCATGGGGAGATAGTAATAGTCAAGGATTCTTTTTACAAAATGGTGGTTATTATTTTGCTATCAATGATTATGTAGACTTAACAGTTTTAGGTGATGTATACACAAATGGTAGCTGGGCTTTACGTGGAGACTCTAATTATCGTTTACGTTATAAGTTTAGTGGTAATTTTAGTATCCGATTCGAAAATATTATCCAAAATATTAGAGGACTTAGTGGTTACAATAAAAGAAGTAACTTTAACATTACTTGGCGTCATAGCCAAGATACTAAATCTAGTCCTCATTCTCGTTTCTCTGCCAATGTAAATGTTGGTAGTAGTCAATACTATAATCAATCGTTAAATGAATTAAACAATGCACAGCGCTTAACCAATACCTTTCAATCCTCTATTTCATACTATAAAAAGTTTGTTGGTACTCCGTTCAATATGAATGTCACTGCTACACACTCTCAAAATACCAACAACAATTCTATAACTATGACTTTCCCTTCTTTACAATTAAATATGGATAGAATTTATCCATTCACTGGTAAAGGAGGAATCAAAAAGAATCCTATTCAAAAAATGGGGATCAACTATAGTATGAGTGGAGAATACAGAATTAATACTACAGACGCTGAGTTTTTTAAACCTAAAATGTTTGAAACTGCGCAAACTGGTATTCAGCACAACTTAAGTACCAATACAAATATTAAAGTATTTAAATATTTTACACTTGCTCCATCTGTTAATTACAAAGATGTTTGGTATTTTAAGAAAATTAACAAACGGTTTGACCCAAACCTTAGAGATAGTCAAGGAAATCTTGGAGTAATCGTTAACGATACAATTAGCGGCTTTAATCGTTTTCATGAATATAATTTTGGAGCATCTTTATCTACTAATATTTATGGGACTTTCAACTTTAAAAAAGGACGCTTAAAAGCTATTAGACACACTATTAGGCCTTCAATTTCTTATGGATACAGGCCTGATTTTGCTGAAAACTACAATTTACAAGTACAGCAAGCTATTAATGACCCTAATGACTTGTTAACGTACTCTCCTTTTGAGGGTGGCATTTATGGCTCTCCTGGTAGTGGTTTATCTAACTCTATAGGTATTTCTGTTAATAATGTTTTAGAAGCTAAAATTGCACCTAAAGATCCTGACAGTGATGAAGAAGATGAAAAAATAACTATTCTAAATAATTTAAACTTCAGTACAAGCTATAATATTGCTGCAGATAGTTTAAGGTGGAGTCCTGTTAGCACTAGTGCTGGTACTCGTTTATTTAAAGATAAGTTAGCTGTAAACTTAAATGCAACACTTGATCCTTATCAAATTGATTCAAAAGGAAACCGAATTAACAAGTTTAACGCCAATATATTTAGAGTAACCAATGTTGGCTTAAGTGCTAATTATTCTATATCTAGTAGAGATTTTGAAAAAGACGAATCAAATAAAGACGAAAATAAATCTGGGAATGGTGCTCAAAACACCCCTGATATTTTTGGTCAAAATATGCCTACTACTAATGGATTTTCTACCAACCCTGGAAATAACCAAAATAAAGGAGATGAAACCAAAGAGGCTAAATTATATAAAGCCAAAATACCTTGGTCATTGAATTTGGTATACGCTTTAAATTACGCTAATACAGGAATTGGTAATGCAGGAATTGGTAGTAACTCTTTAATGTTTAGTGGAAATATAGAACTCTCTCCTAAATGGAAAGTTGGTTTTTCTTCTGGATACGATATAAAAAATAATGCGTTTACATTTACACGACTTAACTTCTCTAGAGATTTGGACAGTTGGCGTTTTAATTTTAATTGGACGCCTTTTGGTATCAATTCATCTTATTACTTTTTCATAGGTGTTAAATCATCTGTAATGAGTGATTTAAAATGGGATAAAAACAAACCACCAGACAGAGTATTATTTTAA
- a CDS encoding RidA family protein has translation MKKIITTDKAPAPIGPYNQAVLSGNTLYTSGQIALNPSTGELVLDSIEAETKQVMENMKEVLAAAEMTFENVIKTSIFISDMNNFSKINEVYGNYFNEATAPARETVEVANLPKFVNVEISMIAVK, from the coding sequence ATGAAAAAAATCATTACAACAGACAAAGCTCCTGCTCCTATTGGGCCTTATAACCAAGCAGTTTTAAGTGGAAATACACTATACACTTCTGGACAAATAGCCTTAAATCCAAGTACAGGCGAACTAGTTTTAGATTCAATTGAAGCTGAAACTAAACAAGTAATGGAAAACATGAAAGAGGTTTTAGCTGCTGCTGAAATGACTTTTGAAAATGTCATAAAAACATCTATTTTCATTTCTGACATGAACAACTTTTCAAAAATCAATGAAGTTTATGGTAATTATTTTAACGAAGCAACAGCTCCTGCTAGAGAAACCGTTGAAGTTGCTAATCTACCTAAATTTGTTAATGTAGAAATCAGTATGATTGCTGTTAAATAA
- a CDS encoding methylglyoxal synthase: MEIAIIAHDGKKNEMVKFLKKYKIIFEDKKIDLISTGTTGGRAEEVGLKVNKYLSGPYGGDAQIASRVAEGKCNMILFFRDPHEKHPHEPDITMLLRLCDVHNVPLATNPATAELLIKGI; encoded by the coding sequence ATGGAAATAGCAATTATAGCCCATGATGGTAAGAAAAATGAAATGGTTAAATTCTTAAAGAAGTATAAAATTATTTTTGAAGATAAGAAGATAGATTTGATTTCTACTGGAACAACAGGGGGTAGAGCGGAAGAAGTTGGTTTGAAAGTCAATAAATACCTTTCTGGACCTTATGGAGGAGATGCTCAGATAGCTAGTAGAGTAGCTGAAGGAAAGTGTAATATGATATTGTTTTTTAGAGATCCACACGAGAAACATCCGCATGAGCCAGATATAACAATGCTACTTCGTTTATGTGATGTTCATAATGTACCTTTAGCAACCAATCCAGCTACAGCTGAACTATTGATAAAAGGAATATAA